A single region of the Amphiprion ocellaris isolate individual 3 ecotype Okinawa chromosome 4, ASM2253959v1, whole genome shotgun sequence genome encodes:
- the LOC111579881 gene encoding 3-mercaptopyruvate sulfurtransferase-like, with amino-acid sequence MALQARALVTSKWLAQAVQVQGKMRILDTSWYLPKLRRNAKSEFKKRHIPGAAFFDIDQCCDKTSPLDHMLPTEKIFADYVGHLGIDGDTHVVVYDGSEFGAFSAPRVWWMFRVFGHSAVSLLNGGLRNWELEGRPLTDQHVRQTATEFKASLNRSWIKNYEDILDNLDTQKFQVVDARPTGRFRGLDPEPRDNTEPGHIPGSISVPFHSFLSSSGHFLPKEQLQGLFCRAGVDLSRPICVLCGSAVTACHVTLAAHECGHPGVSVYDGGWSEWYTRAVPEHVISEGRGKHL; translated from the exons ATGGCGCTTCAAGCTAGAGCTCTGGTCACCTCTAAGTGGCTTGCGCAGGCTGTGCAGGTTCAGGGGAAAATGCGCATTTTGGACACTTCTTGGTATTTGCCCAAACTGCGCCGAAACGCCAAGAGCGAGTTCAAAAAGAGGCACATACCAGGCGCGGCTTTCTTTGACATAGATCAATGCTGTGATAAAACTTCCCCTCTGGACCACATGCTGCCAACAGAGAAGATTTTCGCGGATTACGTCGGGCATTTGGGAATAGACGGCGACACGCACGTCGTGGTGTATGATGGCAGCGAGTTCGGCGCGTTCTCGGCGCCCCGAGTGTGGTGGATGTTCCGGGTGTTCGGGCACAGTGCGGTCTCTTTGCTCAACGGGGGGCTCAGGAACTGGGAGCTGGAGGGTCGACCGCTGACCGACCAGCATGTCAGACAAACAGCGACCGAGTTCAAGGCCTCTCTGAACCGCTCGTGGATAAAGAACTACGAGGACATCCTGGATAACCTGGACACCCAGAAGTTCCAGGTGGTGGATGCCAGGCCCACGGGCAGGTTCAGAGGACTGGACCCTGAACCCCGAGACA ACACAGAACCAGGCCACATCCCCGGCTCCATCAGCGTCCCCTTCCACTCCTTCTTGTCCTCTTCAGGTCACTTTCTGCCCAAGGAGCAGCTCCAGGGACTCTTCTGCCGGGCCGGCGTGGACCTCAGCCGCCCTATCTGCGTCTTGTGTGGCTCTGCTGTAACTGCGTGCCACGTGACGTTGGCGGCCCACGAGTGTGGCCACCCAGGAGTGTCGGTGTATGACGGAGGGTGGTCGGAGTGGTACACCCGTGCAGTGCCCGAACACGTCATATCGGAAGGCAGAGGGAAACATCTGTAA